TGTTGATTCTCCTGTGCTAATTCTTGGTAAATCTGGAGTAGGTAAAGAACTTTTTGCTCAAAGTATTCATAATTCAAGTAATAGAGCAAGTGGTCCGTTTGTAGCAATAAATTGTGCGGCTATACCTCCAAATCTACTCGAGAGTGAATTATTCGGATATGCGGAAGGAGCTTTTACTGGGGCTCGTAAAAATGGTAAACCTGGATTGTTTGAGTTGGCTCACGGGGGAACTATTTTTCTCGATGAAATTGGTGAAATTCCCCTTGAGTATCAAGCAAGGCTTTTAAGAGTAATAGAAGAAGGAGAAGTGATGAGGATTGGCGACGATAAAGTAATACCTGTTAATGTTAGGATAATTTCCGCAACAAACAAAAACATTAAGAAAATTGTTGATGAAGGCAAATTTAGAGAAGACCTGTATTATAGAATAAATATACTAACATTAAATATTCCGGACCTAAATCAGAGACAAGAAGATATAATTTTACTTGCAAGATATTTTGCCAAAAAATATTCTCAGAAATATGGTAAAAATATAGAAGATATAGATGATATTGCTATCGAATATTTAAATGAGTATTATTATAAGGGCAATGTACGAGAATTAAAAGGAATAATTGAAAGAGCTGTAATTTTAAGTACAGGAAATACAATTGAATTGAAAGACGTAAAAATTGAAGAAACAGAATACAACAGAGCGCACAAACACGCTGATCTACTATCATCGCTTATGAGTTTAAAAGAAATTGAGACTATTTATATAGATAACATAGTTAGTAAATGTAATGGAAATTTAACTAAAGCTGCTAAAATACTTGGTATAAATAGAAGCACTTTGTGGAGAAAATTAAAAAGAAAATAAGCATATTGTTGCAATATGCATCAATATGCTTATTTTGCTTTATATAAGTGTTGCAAAAATAAAAAATGAAAGAGAGATAATATTGAAAATAATGCATTTTTCGGTTGGCATAATATTTGCTTTGTTTCTTTAGTGAAATTAGATATTTGTAAAAGGAGGAGTTTAAATGAAGATTAAAGCATCTATGGAACGTGTTCCCGGAGGTATGATGATCATCCCTCTCTTTTTAGGTGCAATCATTAATACTCTTTTCCCAAATGCTGCAAAAACATTCGGATCGTTTACAGGTGCTTTATTAACTGGTGCTTTGCCTATTTTAGCAGTTTTTTATGTATGCATGGGTGCTACAATTGATTTTAAATCTACCCCTTATATACTCAAAAAAGGCGGAGCCCTATGGATAACAAAAATAACGATAGCTGCTCTTGTTGGTTTTATAGCTGCCAGATTTCTGAAAGAAGGGATGATTGATTCAGGACTATTTGCGGGTCTTTCTGTGCTTGCAATTGTAGCTTCTATGAATGATACAAACGGTGGCTTATACATGGCTTTAATGGGACAGTTTGGTAAAAAAGAAGATGTAGCTGCTTATTCTATCATGAGTTTGGAATCTGGTCCATTCTTTACGATGGTAACACTCGGAGTTGTAGGTCTGTCGGCTTTTCCTTGGCAAATGCTAGTAGGAGCAATTTTGCCCCTTATAATAGGTATGATTTTAGGAAATTTAGATAAAGACCTTCGAGAATTTTTAGGAAGAGCAGTACCTGTATTAATACCATTTTTTGCTTTTGCACTTGGAGCTGGACTAAATTTATTAAATGTTTGGAAAGCCGGATTGGTTGGTATTTTAGTAGGCATAGCAGTAGTTATCGTTACTGGAATAGCATTATTTGCTGCCGATGTTTTAACAGGAGGCAATGGAATAGCAGGTTTAGCTGCAGCATCAACTGCTGGGAATGCTGCGGCAGTACCAGCTATAGTAGCAGCAGCTAATTCCGTTTATGCACCCGTAGCTCCTGCTGCTACAGCTATAGTAGCCTCTTCTGTAGTAGTAACGGCAATTTTGGTACCTATTGTAACTTCTTGGTGGGCAAAACGAGTTGGTATATTAAACAATAAAATGCTCTAGTTTATTATGCAATTAGTTATGTAACCTCTCAAGTTTCTTTAACTTGAGAGGTTACATAAAATGGGTGTAAATGTAAAAATTCCAACAGGGAGTGGTAAAATTATGGATAAAATAGCAATTATCGCAGATGATCTTACTGGTGCTTCTGATACAGGTGTTCAATTTGCGAAAAAAGGTTTAAAGACCTCTGTTATATTTGATATTGATAACTTATATGAAGATTCAAAAGATACTGATATAATTGTTATTGATACCGACAGCCGTGCTATTTCACCATTTGAAGCGTATCAAAAAGTAAAGGAAACATCTCAAAAATTAAAAAATATAGGATATACTCAGATTTATAAAAAAATAGATTCTACACTTAGAGGGAACTTAGGAATTGAAATTGATGCAATCATGGATGTTTTTGATTTTGATTTTGCTGTTATAGCACCGGCTTTTCCGCAAATGGGAAGAACTACTGTTGAAGGAAAACACTTTTTATATGGAAAACCAATTGATCAAACAGAGATTTCAAAGGATCCGAAAAGTCCTGTGAAAGAGTCAAACATTTTATCTCTATTATCTTACCAAACAAAAAGAAAATCTGGTTTAATAACTATAAATACAATTCGTTCTGGAGAGAATGATATAAAAAGTAAAATTGTTGAACTATTAAAGAAAAATGTTCAGCTAATTGTAGTTGATTCTGAAACAGACGATGATTTAGAAATTATACTAGATTATCTTACTACAACCAATTATAGAATTTTATGGGTTGGTTCTGCAGGATTGGCTAATTTGTTAGCAAATAAAATTTCTTTTTTCTCTTCAACTATAATTTCTGATGAGAATTTGGTTTTTACTGAAAATCCTATTTTAGTCGTGTCAGGTAGTATTTCAAAAATAACAAGGCAACAAATTTCATTACTTATTGCGCAACCAAATATAATTGGTATTGAAATGAATCCATTAAAAATTTTAAATGAAGAAGAAAATAAAGAAGAAATTGATCGTTGCTATGATGAAATTATAAAAGCATTAAAAAGGAATAAAGATGTAGCATTTTTTGTTGATTCATCGCCTGAAATAGTTCAAAAAACAAAAGAAGTGGGAGAACTACTCAAAATTTCATCAGAAGAAGTCTCTCATCGGATAGTAGATGCGCTTGGTTATATTTCAAACCGAGTTATAAATGAAGTTCAATTAGGTTGTGTAATTTTAACAGGTGGTGATACAGCAAAAGCTGTATGTAAATATCTTGGTGCAAGAGGTATAAAGTTAATTAAAGAATTAGAAACTGGTATTCCAATAGGCAAACTTATAGGTTTTAGAAATTTATTAACAATCACAAAAGCAGGTGCTTTCGGAACAGAAGAGACTTTTATTAATATAATCCGTTTTTTGAAAGGAGAAAATTAATATGGTAAAACCACTGATTGGAATTACAATGGGAGATGCAGCCGGCGTAGGACCAGAGATAATAATGAAAGCGCTAAGTGACCCCCAAATTTACGAAATTAGTAAACCAGTTGTAATTGGTGATGCAAAAATGCTACAACGTGCAGAATCTTTTCTAAAGACGGGACTTCTTATCAAGGCAATTCAAAACGTCGAAGAAGCAGAATTCAAATTTGGAGTAGTTAATTGCATAGATCTAAATTTACTTCCAATAGATTTACCATATGGACGATTATCAGAAAAAGCAGGTGATGCTGCCTTTAAATATCTTAAAAAAGCAATTGAACTTGCGAAAGACAAAAAAATTGATGCAATAAGTACAGCACCTCTTAACAAAGAAGCATTACATAAAGCTGGTTATATGTATCCTGGTCAAACAGAGATTTTAGCAAAACTTACGAATACAACAGATTTTGCAATGATGTTGAGTGCGCCAAGGTTAAAAGTTATTCATGTGACAACGCATGTTGGATTAGTAGATGCTGTAAAAATGATTAATCCTGAAAGGGTATATACAGTTATAAAACTAGCATATAACACATTGAAAAAGGCAGGTTATTCTAATCCAAGAATAGCAGTTTGTGGAATAAATCCTCACGCAGGGGAAAATGGATTATTCGGATATGGAGAAGAAGAGGAAAAAATTGTTCCCGCTATTCAGAAAGCACAAACAGAAAACATCAAAGTGACAGGCCCCTTACCTGCAGATACAGTATTTTTTAGAACTATTCGTGGTGAATTTGATATTGTTGTGGCTATGTATCATGACCAAGGGCACATTCCTATAAAAGTTTTAGGATTTGAGACGGGGGTGAATATTACTGTAGGGCTTCCTTTTATTAGAACAAGTGTTGACCATGGTACGGCATTTGATATTGCAGGGAAAGGAATTGCAGATGAAAAAAGTATGAAAGAAGCTATACGTCAAGCGGCTGAATTGATACCTAAATGATTTTTAAAGATTTAAATGTAACGATATAAAATTTTACTTATAAAAAGCTTGTCTTTTAATATATTATGGGCAAGCTTTTTGTTATTTGAATTCCGAATACTATAGAAGTTAAGTAATTATGATGATAAAAATAGTTTTATTAAAAGTTGATGAAATAAAGCTATGAAAGGTATAGTATAAATTTTATGAAAATTTTCTAAATTATTTGCCCTATTAAGTATAAGCATGCAGACAAGACTAATTTTTTTGTATATAATTCATAAAAATTAGAGGATATAATGTCTTTGATAGCAAGTACTGATTACTATTAGGTAAATGGAGAAGGTAATCAAAGACGATCCAAATAAGAATATAACGAGTTTCAAAAATTGCACTATTGTTAATGAAAGAAATGATTCTTGTTAACTAATTAAAGTTTACGTATAATTAATTACAAACAGAAAAGGTTAGGAGGGGAAATGATTTGTTACTTCCTGGCCGTGCAAATAAAATTTTTAGTATGTTATTAGAGTCATCAAAACCCCTGCGGATTAAAGATATTGCGCGTGAGTTTCAAGTAAGTGAACGTACAGTAAAATATGACCTTGATTTACTCAGAGATCGGTTAAAAAAGTATGATATTAATCTTTATTCAAAACCCAATGTAGGAATATGGATAGATGAAAGAGATAAAAATATTCGAGTTAGTAATGAGTTAAAAAGAGATTTAAGTTTAAATGAGGAATTATATGGTTTTTTTGAGCGCCCAGAAAGAATTAGACGGCTTACATTAGAATTGTTAGTGGATGATTCATTTTACAAAATTAGCGATTTAGCTGAAAAGTTTGAAGTTAGTCGAAATACAATTGTGAGAGATTTAAAGATAATAGAAAAAGATTTAAAACAAAGGCATCTTGTGATTGAAAGGACTCGGCAAGGGATAAGAATAAGAGGTTCTGAGTTTTATCGGAGGCTTGCTCTAGAATATCTTGTTCAGAGTACTATGGAAGAAAAAGAAATGAACAAAATTATTATGAATGTAATTAAGGAAGGATTTGGAAAGGAAGAAAAATTTTTATTGATCCAAAGTGTGTCTTTTTTATCTGAACAAGAACTGGAATATGCTTTTTCTAAGATACGTTTGATTATTTCCAGAATAGAAAATGAGTTGGAAATAATGCTTTCCGATAGAATAATCATTAATATATTTATTCGTCTTATAATTACAATTCAACGTTTAAAAAGGAAGAAAAATGAAAATTTAGATTTTATGACAACGATTAATATTCAGCAATTAAAAATGCAAAAATTATATCAAATTTTTAAAGAAATATTAAATGGGCCTCCTTTTTTGAATTTTATTTTTGCCGAATCTGAACTCATATATATAAGTCTTCCTACGATAGAAATAGTACAGCCTCTATTGGATGATATAAAAAATTCCGAGCATAAAGAAGTTAATGTATATGAAAAAACAATAGAGTTAATTAAAAGGATGACAATAAAAACGAAAATTAACTTCGAAAAAGATGATCAATTATTAAATGCACTATTGGTTCATCTAAAAGATAAAGTTGTGAAATTTAGATTTGGTATTATAGACCCTAATCCTATACTAAGTGTAGTTATTAGCTCTTTTCCTACTATGTTTCACTTGATTAAAGAATGTGTCTATGAGATATTTAAGGAGGAGGATATTTATTTCACGGATGCTGATTTAGCCTATATTGTATTGCATTTTCAAGCTGCTTATGAGAGACAGAAAAAAAACTATTTATTTAAAGCATTAATTGTGTGCAATACAGGCAGAGGGACAGCTCAATTACTAAAAACGATGCTTGAAAATGAAATTCCTGAATTAAAAATCATTGGAACAAGTTCAATATTTACTTTAAAAAGACAGATAGAATTAAAAAAGCCAGACTTGATTATTAGTGTAGTTCCGATAGAAGATATAACCATTCCTTTTATAAAAGTTCATAATATACTTACAGAAGATGATATACTACGGATTCGTAAAATAATTAATAAATTACAAAAAAATTCCTCAACAGAGTTGTTTTGGTCCTCGGTTGAGGGAGAAAATTATTTTGAATCAGTAATTGCTGAACAATTTGTACAAAATATTATTTTTAAAGGGTATGTATTAAACCAAAAAATTATTCAAGAATTTAAGGATAATCTTACTGAAGAACGAGCAGAAGGTTTAAAACTCCATATTTTACTTTTAGCTGGTAGAATTGCTTTTAATTCATTTTATGATTTTGAATATACGGATTACAATGATAAATTTAATTATTCTTCTGAAACGCGTGAACGACTAGAGAAAATATTAAAGGAAAATGAAATTAATATTCCAGAAAGCGAAATAATAGCTATTTTGCAATATTTTAAATGAAAGGAGAAAATAGTAAATGAAGATTGATTTACTTGTTAAAAACGGTTATGTAATAGATCCTGGTAATAAAATGAAAGGCAAGTTTGATATAGCCATAGATAAGGGGAAAATTTTAGGTATTTACCAGCCTAATACTTTTTCGGAATATTCTACAAAGAACGTGTTAGATGTTTCCGATTGCATAGTAGTACCGGGATTAATTGACCTTCATGTACATGTATTTCCAATTAAAACCGTATTGGGAATTTCTGCAGATCATGTTGGAGTTAATCAAGGAGTTACAACTGTAGTAGATGCCGGAAGTACAGGAGCTAGTTGTATTAACTCTTTTATTGATGAAGTAGTTAAAAAAAATATTACTCGTGTTTTACTATGGATTAATGTTGCTAGTCCTGGGTTATGTGAAGGGCTTTCAGAATTAGCTGATCTAAAAAACATAGAATTAGAAAAACTAGAAGAAGTAATTAAAGAGCATAGTCAAGTAATTCGTGGGATAAAAGTTAGGATGAGTTCTTCAGTTGTAAAAAACAATGGAATCAAACCACTTGAAATTGCTAAAAAATCTGCTCAAAAAGTTAAGCTTCCTCTTATGGTCCATATTGGCAATCCACCACCAGATCTTAAGGATATTTTAAGTTTATTAGAAGCAGGCGATGTAGTTACTCACGCTTTCCACGGAAAGAAAGGAGGGATATTAGATGAGGATGGAAAGTTAATATTAGAAGCAGAGAATGCTTTAAAAAGAGGGGTTCTATTTGATGTAGGGCATGGTACTTCGAGCTTTAGCTTTAAGGTAATGAAACGTGCTATAGATTTAGGAATTGCTCCTCATACTATTAGCACAGATATTTATCTGGCTAATATAACTGGGCCTGTTTATAGTTTAGTTACTACGATGACTAAATTCATTGCCTTAGGATATTCTTTAGAAGAAGTAATAAAAGCTACTACAAGTATGCCAGCTAAGGTACTTCGTATGGAACAAGAGATTGGCAGTATTAAAGAAGGAAACATAGCAGATATTTCCATTTTAAAATGGAACCAATCTCCTATTAAGCTTGTTGATTCTGAAGGTGAAGAAATAGTTGCAGAGAAGTTCTTGTTACCATTATATACAATCAAATCTGGAAAGGTTTTGAAGTGCAATGGATGAAGTTAAGGAAATACTAAAAGAAGTAATAGAAGAGATTTCTAAGAAAGAAAAGATAACAGAAAAAGAGAGAGAGGAACTATTTGAGTTATTAAGATTAGTTAAATTAAATGAAAAAGATGATAAATTTTCTTTTTCGTTTAATCGATTGGCGTTAATAGGATATCATTTATTGGCTTTTATTAGGAGATTAGAAACAAATGAAAAATTACCACCTGTTGAATCAGGGTTATGGAATGAAATTTCACCAGAGGTAAAAAAATTGAGTATTGAAGTTTTGCAAAAATATGTGCAAAGGTTTAAGAAAGAATTAAAAGAATTAGACGAAACAGAAATATTTTTATTAGCGGTTCATTTTGAAGCGTCTAAAATTAAATGTGTAGGAGGAAAAAATAATGCATGATAAAGTGAAGGTGGTAATTGGTGACCGACTCGGGAAAGGACAAAAAGTGGCAAAAGGTGTTGAAGAAGCAGGTGGAATTGCAATTGTAATTCCAGGTGTAGGCGCAGATATGAAAGTTGGTGATGTAATGAATAAGGAAAATGCTGATTTTGGAATTGCTTTTTGCGGAAGTGGAGGGGCTGGTGCTTTAACTGCTCAAACAAAATATGGCTATCCAGTAGAGTATGGACTTCGTTCTATTGAAGCAGGTATTACTGCGTTAAGAGAAGGTAAAAGAGTCCTTGGTTTCGGCTTTATGGACATTGAGGAACTTGGCAGGAGATTAACAGAAGAATATATAAAATTAATTAAGAGAGAGAATAAAGATGTATAAAGAGTTTGATCGTACATTAAGATTTGAAGAAAAAGGTGAAACTATTGAAGAAGTATTTAATAAGATGTTTTCACAAATAAGGAATAAACTTTCATATGAGATTAAAGATTTAATAATTAGAATTGAACCAAAAGATATTGAGGTTGTAGAGGCAAAGAAGGTCGTATTTACTGAAAGATTTTTAGGGCTGTTTTTCCCGCGAAAGCGTAATTTGTATAAGGTTAAAGCTATGATAACAGTGAGGGTAGGAGTGATAGAAATTTCGCAAATAAAATTTGAAGAAATAGATGATACGCCTACTTTACTAAAACAATTTTTAAAAATTTAGAGTAAAAGAATAGAAGGGAGTGTTTGGGATGACTATCCTGATAATCTTAAAATCAATAATTATTGGGGCTTTGGTAGGCTTTGGAGTGGGAGCAGGTGCTGCAAG
The sequence above is drawn from the Thermoanaerobacter uzonensis DSM 18761 genome and encodes:
- a CDS encoding 2-keto-3-deoxygluconate permease, whose product is MKIKASMERVPGGMMIIPLFLGAIINTLFPNAAKTFGSFTGALLTGALPILAVFYVCMGATIDFKSTPYILKKGGALWITKITIAALVGFIAARFLKEGMIDSGLFAGLSVLAIVASMNDTNGGLYMALMGQFGKKEDVAAYSIMSLESGPFFTMVTLGVVGLSAFPWQMLVGAILPLIIGMILGNLDKDLREFLGRAVPVLIPFFAFALGAGLNLLNVWKAGLVGILVGIAVVIVTGIALFAADVLTGGNGIAGLAAASTAGNAAAVPAIVAAANSVYAPVAPAATAIVASSVVVTAILVPIVTSWWAKRVGILNNKML
- a CDS encoding four-carbon acid sugar kinase family protein gives rise to the protein MGVNVKIPTGSGKIMDKIAIIADDLTGASDTGVQFAKKGLKTSVIFDIDNLYEDSKDTDIIVIDTDSRAISPFEAYQKVKETSQKLKNIGYTQIYKKIDSTLRGNLGIEIDAIMDVFDFDFAVIAPAFPQMGRTTVEGKHFLYGKPIDQTEISKDPKSPVKESNILSLLSYQTKRKSGLITINTIRSGENDIKSKIVELLKKNVQLIVVDSETDDDLEIILDYLTTTNYRILWVGSAGLANLLANKISFFSSTIISDENLVFTENPILVVSGSISKITRQQISLLIAQPNIIGIEMNPLKILNEEENKEEIDRCYDEIIKALKRNKDVAFFVDSSPEIVQKTKEVGELLKISSEEVSHRIVDALGYISNRVINEVQLGCVILTGGDTAKAVCKYLGARGIKLIKELETGIPIGKLIGFRNLLTITKAGAFGTEETFINIIRFLKGEN
- the pdxA gene encoding 4-hydroxythreonine-4-phosphate dehydrogenase PdxA, producing the protein MVKPLIGITMGDAAGVGPEIIMKALSDPQIYEISKPVVIGDAKMLQRAESFLKTGLLIKAIQNVEEAEFKFGVVNCIDLNLLPIDLPYGRLSEKAGDAAFKYLKKAIELAKDKKIDAISTAPLNKEALHKAGYMYPGQTEILAKLTNTTDFAMMLSAPRLKVIHVTTHVGLVDAVKMINPERVYTVIKLAYNTLKKAGYSNPRIAVCGINPHAGENGLFGYGEEEEKIVPAIQKAQTENIKVTGPLPADTVFFRTIRGEFDIVVAMYHDQGHIPIKVLGFETGVNITVGLPFIRTSVDHGTAFDIAGKGIADEKSMKEAIRQAAELIPK
- a CDS encoding BglG family transcription antiterminator, which encodes MLLPGRANKIFSMLLESSKPLRIKDIAREFQVSERTVKYDLDLLRDRLKKYDINLYSKPNVGIWIDERDKNIRVSNELKRDLSLNEELYGFFERPERIRRLTLELLVDDSFYKISDLAEKFEVSRNTIVRDLKIIEKDLKQRHLVIERTRQGIRIRGSEFYRRLALEYLVQSTMEEKEMNKIIMNVIKEGFGKEEKFLLIQSVSFLSEQELEYAFSKIRLIISRIENELEIMLSDRIIINIFIRLIITIQRLKRKKNENLDFMTTINIQQLKMQKLYQIFKEILNGPPFLNFIFAESELIYISLPTIEIVQPLLDDIKNSEHKEVNVYEKTIELIKRMTIKTKINFEKDDQLLNALLVHLKDKVVKFRFGIIDPNPILSVVISSFPTMFHLIKECVYEIFKEEDIYFTDADLAYIVLHFQAAYERQKKNYLFKALIVCNTGRGTAQLLKTMLENEIPELKIIGTSSIFTLKRQIELKKPDLIISVVPIEDITIPFIKVHNILTEDDILRIRKIINKLQKNSSTELFWSSVEGENYFESVIAEQFVQNIIFKGYVLNQKIIQEFKDNLTEERAEGLKLHILLLAGRIAFNSFYDFEYTDYNDKFNYSSETRERLEKILKENEINIPESEIIAILQYFK
- a CDS encoding amidohydrolase/deacetylase family metallohydrolase — encoded protein: MKIDLLVKNGYVIDPGNKMKGKFDIAIDKGKILGIYQPNTFSEYSTKNVLDVSDCIVVPGLIDLHVHVFPIKTVLGISADHVGVNQGVTTVVDAGSTGASCINSFIDEVVKKNITRVLLWINVASPGLCEGLSELADLKNIELEKLEEVIKEHSQVIRGIKVRMSSSVVKNNGIKPLEIAKKSAQKVKLPLMVHIGNPPPDLKDILSLLEAGDVVTHAFHGKKGGILDEDGKLILEAENALKRGVLFDVGHGTSSFSFKVMKRAIDLGIAPHTISTDIYLANITGPVYSLVTTMTKFIALGYSLEEVIKATTSMPAKVLRMEQEIGSIKEGNIADISILKWNQSPIKLVDSEGEEIVAEKFLLPLYTIKSGKVLKCNG
- a CDS encoding PRD domain-containing protein: MDEVKEILKEVIEEISKKEKITEKEREELFELLRLVKLNEKDDKFSFSFNRLALIGYHLLAFIRRLETNEKLPPVESGLWNEISPEVKKLSIEVLQKYVQRFKKELKELDETEIFLLAVHFEASKIKCVGGKNNA
- a CDS encoding glycine-rich SFCGS family protein, producing the protein MHDKVKVVIGDRLGKGQKVAKGVEEAGGIAIVIPGVGADMKVGDVMNKENADFGIAFCGSGGAGALTAQTKYGYPVEYGLRSIEAGITALREGKRVLGFGFMDIEELGRRLTEEYIKLIKRENKDV
- a CDS encoding DUF4312 family protein encodes the protein MYKEFDRTLRFEEKGETIEEVFNKMFSQIRNKLSYEIKDLIIRIEPKDIEVVEAKKVVFTERFLGLFFPRKRNLYKVKAMITVRVGVIEISQIKFEEIDDTPTLLKQFLKI